The Funiculus sociatus GB2-C1 genome window below encodes:
- a CDS encoding PhoH family protein, translating into MIEAFKTVQLPSTNSAIALAGDREENLKALAKSTGATIVLRGQELIISGTQQQVDRCYELVRSLKPFWKDGKRITKVDIRTAAYAVDTGRTDEMQAMQEEVLARNRRGEEIRAKTFPQWQYIQAVRTNDLTFCIGPAGTGKTYLAAVLAVQALLSDQYERLILTRPAVEAGEKLGFLPGDLQQKIDPFLRPLYDALYEFIDAEKIPSLMERGVIEVAPLAYMRGRTLNNSFVIVDEAQNTTPAQMKMVLTRLGFRSRMVVTGDITQTDLPGHQQSGLAVAQKILQSVEGISFCYLSKTDVIRHPLVERIVSAYEQHEAK; encoded by the coding sequence ATGATAGAGGCCTTTAAGACAGTACAACTACCGAGTACAAATAGTGCGATCGCCCTCGCGGGAGATCGGGAAGAAAACCTCAAAGCCCTAGCAAAGTCTACAGGTGCAACTATAGTGTTGCGCGGACAAGAACTGATAATTTCTGGAACCCAGCAACAAGTAGACCGTTGCTATGAGTTAGTGCGAAGCCTGAAACCGTTCTGGAAAGACGGAAAGCGGATCACCAAAGTCGATATCCGCACCGCCGCCTACGCCGTGGATACTGGACGCACTGACGAAATGCAAGCCATGCAAGAGGAAGTTCTAGCCCGAAACCGTCGCGGCGAAGAAATCCGCGCCAAAACTTTCCCCCAGTGGCAGTATATCCAGGCAGTACGCACCAACGACCTTACCTTCTGCATCGGGCCAGCAGGCACAGGCAAAACCTACCTAGCAGCAGTTTTAGCAGTTCAGGCGCTGCTTAGCGATCAGTACGAACGGCTCATCCTAACACGTCCAGCAGTAGAAGCAGGCGAAAAATTAGGATTTCTGCCTGGGGATTTACAGCAGAAAATCGATCCATTTCTGCGCCCCCTCTACGATGCCTTATATGAATTCATCGACGCAGAGAAAATTCCTAGTTTGATGGAACGCGGCGTTATCGAAGTCGCACCTCTAGCTTATATGCGCGGTCGTACCCTCAACAATTCTTTTGTGATTGTTGATGAAGCCCAGAACACCACACCAGCGCAGATGAAAATGGTTCTGACTCGCCTTGGTTTCCGTTCCCGGATGGTTGTTACAGGCGACATCACCCAGACAGATTTGCCTGGACATCAACAGTCAGGATTAGCTGTTGCTCAGAAAATCCTCCAGTCAGTTGAAGGTATTTCCTTCTGCTATCTCTCCAAAACTGATGTCATTCGCCATCCCTTAGTTGAGAGAATTGTATCAGCTTACGAACAGCACGAAGCAAAGTAA
- a CDS encoding CHAT domain-containing protein translates to MLLPISAQAQSIIPATDGTGTVSTPNGDVLLGEPSVRFDITGGTLSQDGANLFHSFTQFGLSQNHIANFLSHPSIQNILGRVSGGNPSIINGLIQVTGGNSNLFLMNPAGIVFGANAQLNVPASFTAITATGIGFGDNWFKAVGANNYAALVGTPSTFAFSVSQPGAIVNAGQLGVNSGQSLTLLGGTVVNTGQLSAPGGNITVAGVPGENMVRLSQAGHLLSLEVGAGDGGLGAGNPNPLSLPQLLTGSGLGNATGLTVNSNGEVRLTGSGVQVPEAGGIAIASGTINVSGATGGTIQVLGDKVGLIGANINASGTNGGGNVLIGGDYQGKGTVPNASGTYVSRDSLINANADNNGNGGRVIVWSDNVTRFYGNISARGGANFGDGGFVEVSGKEFLDFNGGVNVSAIKGKDGTILLDPRDIIIEPDDSNPDNNAEVADSQIVFIDGGVTDFQIDDTALTALTGNIFLQAQRDIIVQPFTSPIVFTNQTLGESITFQAGRDIRINRGISTAGGSIDLSAGKDIIVTQNIFTSSAIGGGVIRLNSVNGSIDTSSAILQSSSSNGAGGEITINSTNGTVNTGVINSSSSSVSANGGVVTIQAAGNVLTNTIDSRSLSGATGGEVRITSGGGIQLGGFIQASGNLGTGNGGDITLQAAGDIDINTNQILANAPVNGGDITVNSSNGSILMSSGGSLVSSTSTGLAGKIDVSAQNDITIAQLNSASTAGTGGEIKVTSTQGSIDSLQLLSNSVSGNAGAIALTAANGINANFVESSTQGGGTAGDITFTTSNGNITTGDMFSRAEVNAGTAGNAGKIQLTANNGSITTTNLRSYSSISSGSGNAGNGAAVILNAANGITVNGLLQSASRVAGTGNAGNGGDAILTTTNGDINIKNALQTNAETASGNAGNAGNITLNATNGNITTNLVQAYVKATGTGGNAGAIALFSNTGDITTDAITFGSNLSSSVDNPLNINTAGIVNINGDLNNNGADISIGDIAAPKEVNLNLSTETLATSGGEIFIKSSEELNILKNLDTDGGNITLAGNTIDTNAVTLDSSSLTGDGGKIELSAIGDITSGAVNSAAIVSGNAGDIIFISNQGQINSQDELNSSSVLGNGGKIQLSATSDITTTNLNSAATGAGNAGEINLISTQGAINTQGALNSSSVSGNGGKIELAANNNITTAKVDSFSVNGTGGNINVNSTAGAINTTGELKTASGGNGGAIALSAFGDITTDKLSSYSVVSGNAGNITLSSQTGSINSGNFDADADNGTGGEIKLSANNNITTGKLNFGSIAGLGGGALTIDTFGVVNFTGNITAQGADTVVGNDIKPSNILLPNSINTSGGDFILNASNANLSSSVTTGGGNFELKSPGAIAISGTLQTEGGKITLAGATIDTKQGTINSSSATNGGEIDFQATGDILTGSLDSSTAGIGGNITLTSDRGAVETENLTSKGTTRGGDITISALNQVITGNLDSSASSGDGGKITLTSTRDAVQSGNLTSSGLSSGGKVTVSARSRIQTGAINSSATVGDGGDVTLDPENDIQVVSINSQGGTQGKGGDVDITTGRFFRATDSFTDQNGTQASISTAGGAGNGDITIRHAGGLVGTPFVVGDASVNGTAGAITSGNDTIKPQQSFSGAYTQGDIKILTFTPDARAATTFLDFQLQPLPTLSASIDNLSPVLDNSSISALEKAFTNQFENYMGIEDTSIKNLEDAQKTVRNIEAATGVKPALIYIVFLPANVASEEENCRGVRCNVSTIQNSQDQLELILVTGQGEPIRKKIPSAMRSQVLKTALAFSTEVSNVQSSRQKYLPLGQQLYQWLIAPLEADLKARGIQNLVFITDMGLRSVPLAALHDGQKFLVERYSVGLMPSLSLTDTRYRNIKDTEVLAMGAAKFQNKPALPAVPAELSFITCTGKESSDRPCWSGKSFLDEAFTLSNLKTQRGERPFGIVHLATHAEFKSGSLSNSYIQLWDTQLRLDSLGQMGWNNPPVDLLVLSACRTAIGDEEAELGFAGLAVQAGVKSALASLWYVSDEGTLGLMTGFYNELKKAPIKAEALRQVQVAMLKGELRVEENQLLSPDGKIPLPPTLGNFSNQQFTHPYYWAAFTMIGNPW, encoded by the coding sequence ATGCTGTTACCAATATCAGCACAGGCCCAGTCTATTATCCCAGCTACAGACGGGACAGGCACAGTTAGTACACCCAATGGCGATGTCCTTTTAGGAGAACCTTCGGTTCGCTTCGACATTACTGGCGGCACTCTCTCCCAGGATGGGGCGAACCTCTTCCACAGTTTCACCCAATTCGGTCTGAGTCAAAACCACATTGCCAATTTTCTCTCTCATCCATCTATTCAAAATATCTTGGGGCGTGTCAGCGGCGGCAATCCTTCGATTATTAATGGTCTTATTCAAGTTACTGGCGGCAACTCCAACTTATTCCTGATGAACCCAGCAGGCATAGTTTTTGGTGCCAATGCCCAGCTAAACGTGCCTGCATCTTTTACCGCTATCACCGCCACTGGTATTGGTTTTGGTGACAATTGGTTTAAGGCTGTTGGGGCGAATAACTACGCTGCTTTAGTCGGGACACCCAGCACCTTTGCTTTTTCGGTTTCACAGCCGGGAGCAATTGTCAATGCAGGTCAATTGGGTGTTAATTCAGGACAGAGTTTAACTTTATTAGGCGGCACTGTAGTTAATACCGGGCAGTTGTCGGCACCGGGAGGTAATATCACCGTAGCCGGGGTGCCTGGTGAAAATATGGTGCGCCTCTCTCAAGCTGGACATCTGCTGAGTTTGGAGGTGGGGGCTGGGGACGGGGGGTTAGGGGCAGGGAATCCTAATCCTTTATCTTTACCCCAGCTGCTGACGGGTTCTGGTTTAGGGAATGCTACGGGATTGACGGTTAATAGTAATGGAGAAGTGCGGCTGACGGGTTCTGGCGTTCAAGTGCCAGAAGCAGGGGGGATAGCGATCGCATCTGGCACTATAAATGTATCTGGTGCAACTGGTGGCACAATACAAGTTTTGGGCGACAAGGTAGGGTTAATTGGTGCCAATATCAACGCCTCTGGAACTAATGGCGGCGGAAATGTGCTAATTGGCGGCGATTATCAGGGTAAAGGTACAGTACCGAATGCCTCTGGAACTTACGTCAGTCGCGACTCGCTGATTAATGCCAACGCTGACAACAATGGTAATGGTGGGCGCGTTATTGTATGGTCTGATAACGTTACTAGATTTTATGGCAATATCAGCGCTCGTGGCGGTGCTAACTTTGGTGACGGTGGCTTTGTTGAAGTCTCTGGTAAAGAGTTTCTAGATTTTAACGGTGGGGTGAATGTCTCTGCAATTAAGGGCAAAGATGGGACAATACTCCTCGATCCCAGAGATATTATTATTGAGCCTGATGACTCAAACCCTGATAATAATGCCGAAGTAGCGGACAGCCAAATTGTTTTTATTGATGGTGGTGTTACTGATTTCCAAATTGATGATACGGCCCTAACTGCTCTGACTGGCAATATTTTTCTGCAAGCACAACGCGATATTATCGTGCAACCTTTTACTTCACCGATAGTGTTTACCAATCAAACATTAGGTGAGTCAATTACTTTTCAAGCAGGTAGAGATATTCGCATCAACAGAGGTATTAGCACAGCAGGTGGTTCTATAGATTTGAGTGCTGGAAAAGATATAATTGTCACTCAAAATATTTTCACTTCTTCAGCTATAGGAGGCGGAGTTATTCGCCTTAACAGTGTCAACGGCTCTATTGATACCAGTTCAGCTATTCTTCAGTCAAGCAGTAGCAATGGTGCTGGCGGAGAAATTACCATCAATTCTACAAACGGTACTGTTAATACTGGCGTTATAAATTCTTCCTCTTCGTCGGTCAGCGCGAATGGCGGTGTAGTTACTATTCAAGCGGCTGGCAACGTTCTTACAAATACCATTGATTCCCGTTCGCTGTCCGGTGCGACCGGTGGGGAAGTTCGCATTACTAGCGGAGGGGGCATTCAACTCGGAGGTTTTATTCAAGCATCTGGTAATTTAGGAACTGGTAACGGAGGTGATATTACTCTACAAGCTGCTGGCGATATTGATATAAATACAAACCAAATTCTGGCGAATGCACCTGTTAATGGGGGAGATATTACCGTTAACAGTAGCAATGGCAGCATTTTGATGAGTAGTGGTGGTTCGCTGGTATCCAGCACTTCCACAGGGTTAGCTGGCAAGATTGATGTATCTGCACAAAATGATATTACTATTGCTCAACTAAACTCAGCTTCTACAGCTGGTACTGGCGGTGAAATTAAGGTGACAAGTACGCAGGGAAGTATCGATTCTCTGCAATTATTGTCTAACTCTGTTAGTGGCAATGCAGGCGCGATCGCTCTCACTGCTGCTAACGGTATTAATGCTAACTTTGTAGAATCTAGCACTCAAGGAGGGGGAACAGCAGGAGACATTACTTTTACAACCAGTAATGGCAATATTACCACAGGAGATATGTTCTCCAGAGCAGAAGTTAATGCGGGAACCGCTGGTAATGCTGGAAAAATTCAACTAACAGCAAATAATGGTAGCATTACTACCACTAATCTTAGATCCTACTCTAGTATTTCTTCTGGTTCGGGCAATGCTGGTAATGGTGCTGCTGTCATTCTCAATGCTGCTAATGGTATTACCGTAAATGGGTTGCTGCAAAGTGCTTCTCGCGTTGCTGGTACTGGCAATGCTGGGAATGGTGGTGATGCAATTCTTACAACTACTAATGGCGATATTAATATAAAAAACGCTTTGCAAACTAATGCTGAAACTGCTTCTGGAAATGCGGGGAATGCTGGTAATATTACGCTGAATGCTACTAATGGTAATATAACCACCAATCTTGTACAAGCTTATGTTAAGGCTACTGGTACTGGGGGAAATGCAGGCGCGATCGCACTTTTTTCCAACACAGGTGACATCACTACAGACGCTATTACCTTCGGTTCCAATTTGTCTAGTAGTGTAGATAACCCTTTGAATATCAACACTGCTGGTATCGTTAACATTAACGGTGATCTAAATAACAATGGTGCAGATATCTCTATTGGCGATATTGCTGCGCCTAAAGAAGTTAACTTAAATTTATCTACAGAGACTTTAGCTACCTCTGGCGGCGAGATTTTTATCAAGAGTTCGGAAGAACTGAATATTTTAAAAAATTTAGATACTGATGGCGGTAATATTACTCTTGCTGGGAACACAATTGACACTAACGCAGTTACTTTAGATTCCAGCAGTCTGACTGGCGATGGGGGAAAAATTGAACTTTCTGCCATTGGCGACATTACCTCTGGTGCTGTAAATTCTGCCGCTATTGTTTCAGGTAATGCAGGCGATATTATTTTTATCAGTAATCAAGGACAAATCAACAGCCAAGACGAGTTAAATTCAAGTTCGGTTTTAGGAAATGGGGGAAAAATCCAACTTTCCGCAACTAGCGATATTACTACAACAAACTTAAATTCGGCTGCTACTGGTGCTGGCAATGCAGGTGAGATTAATCTCATTAGCACTCAAGGAGCAATTAATACTCAAGGCGCGTTAAATTCTAGTTCCGTTTCTGGCAATGGGGGGAAAATTGAACTCGCTGCTAATAACAACATTACCACTGCAAAAGTTGACTCTTTCTCTGTTAATGGCACCGGAGGAAATATCAATGTCAATAGCACGGCGGGAGCAATTAACACAACCGGAGAATTGAAAACTGCTTCTGGTGGAAATGGGGGAGCGATCGCGCTTTCAGCCTTTGGCGACATTACTACAGATAAACTATCTTCTTACTCTGTTGTTTCTGGCAATGCGGGTAATATTACCCTCAGCAGCCAAACGGGAAGTATCAACAGCGGAAATTTTGATGCTGATGCTGATAATGGCACTGGTGGCGAAATTAAGCTTTCTGCTAATAACAACATTACCACTGGCAAATTAAATTTTGGTTCTATCGCCGGACTTGGCGGCGGTGCCTTGACAATTGATACTTTTGGGGTGGTAAATTTCACTGGAAATATTACCGCTCAGGGAGCAGATACTGTGGTAGGAAATGATATTAAACCAAGCAATATTTTGCTACCAAACAGTATCAACACCAGTGGCGGAGATTTTATCCTGAATGCCAGTAATGCGAATTTGTCGAGTTCTGTTACCACTGGGGGCGGAAATTTTGAGCTGAAGAGTCCGGGCGCGATCGCTATTTCCGGTACACTACAGACGGAGGGCGGCAAAATCACTCTTGCAGGCGCAACCATTGACACTAAGCAAGGCACTATTAACTCTAGTAGCGCTACGAATGGCGGAGAAATTGACTTTCAAGCCACCGGAGATATTCTTACAGGCTCCCTTGATTCCAGTACAGCAGGAATTGGCGGTAATATTACGCTTACCAGCGATCGCGGTGCTGTAGAAACCGAAAATCTCACTTCAAAAGGGACAACCCGTGGCGGGGATATCACCATTTCTGCTCTTAACCAGGTGATTACTGGCAATCTAGACTCTAGTGCGTCTTCAGGCGATGGCGGCAAAATTACCCTCACCAGCACCAGAGACGCCGTACAAAGCGGTAATCTAACATCTTCAGGATTGAGTAGTGGTGGGAAAGTTACTGTCTCTGCACGTTCGCGCATTCAGACTGGCGCGATAAACTCTAGTGCAACTGTGGGAGACGGTGGCGATGTCACCCTCGATCCGGAAAATGACATCCAGGTTGTCTCAATTAACTCCCAAGGTGGCACCCAAGGCAAGGGGGGCGATGTTGATATCACCACAGGGCGATTTTTCCGGGCGACTGACTCCTTCACAGATCAAAATGGTACACAAGCCAGCATTTCCACTGCTGGTGGTGCAGGGAATGGTGACATCACGATTCGACACGCTGGCGGACTCGTCGGTACTCCCTTTGTCGTCGGAGATGCCAGCGTCAACGGCACAGCAGGGGCCATTACCAGTGGAAATGATACGATAAAGCCGCAGCAATCTTTTTCCGGTGCGTACACTCAGGGCGATATTAAGATCCTTACTTTTACACCAGATGCAAGGGCGGCAACAACGTTCCTCGACTTCCAACTTCAGCCATTACCAACCCTATCCGCCAGCATTGATAACCTCAGCCCAGTTTTAGATAATTCTAGTATTTCTGCCTTGGAGAAGGCTTTTACCAACCAGTTTGAAAATTACATGGGTATTGAGGATACCTCGATCAAAAATCTGGAAGATGCCCAGAAGACAGTTCGTAATATTGAAGCAGCAACAGGCGTAAAACCAGCGCTGATATATATTGTATTTTTGCCTGCAAACGTTGCATCCGAGGAGGAAAATTGTAGAGGCGTTAGATGCAACGTTTCTACAATCCAAAATTCCCAAGATCAGCTGGAATTGATTCTGGTGACGGGTCAGGGGGAACCGATTCGTAAGAAAATACCTTCAGCTATGCGATCGCAAGTCCTCAAAACTGCTCTTGCCTTCAGCACCGAAGTAAGCAACGTACAAAGCAGTCGTCAGAAATACCTTCCTCTGGGTCAGCAACTTTATCAGTGGCTAATAGCCCCCTTGGAAGCAGATTTAAAAGCACGAGGCATCCAGAATCTAGTATTCATCACGGATATGGGGCTGCGTTCTGTACCCCTAGCTGCTCTCCACGATGGTCAAAAATTTCTCGTAGAACGCTACAGCGTCGGTCTGATGCCCAGTCTCAGCTTAACCGATACCCGTTACCGAAATATCAAAGATACGGAAGTTCTGGCGATGGGGGCGGCGAAATTTCAGAACAAACCGGCTTTACCTGCTGTACCTGCGGAGTTGTCGTTCATCACCTGTACAGGCAAAGAAAGTAGCGATCGCCCTTGCTGGAGTGGTAAATCTTTCCTAGACGAAGCTTTTACTCTAAGTAATCTCAAGACGCAACGCGGTGAACGCCCTTTTGGGATTGTACACCTGGCAACCCATGCAGAATTTAAGTCTGGCTCACTTAGCAATTCTTACATTCAGCTATGGGACACTCAGCTGAGATTGGATAGTTTGGGACAAATGGGCTGGAATAACCCACCAGTGGATTTGTTAGTGCTGAGTGCGTGTCGAACGGCAATTGGGGATGAAGAAGCTGAGTTGGGCTTTGCAGGGTTGGCGGTGCAGGCGGGAGTGAAGTCGGCGCTAGCAAGTCTGTGGTATGTGTCCGATGAAGGTACTTTGGGATTAATGACAGGCTTCTACAACGAATTAAAAAAAGCCCCAATCAAAGCGGAGGCGCTACGTCAGGTGCAGGTAGCGATGTTAAAAGGGGAGTTACGTGTAGAGGAAAACCAATTGCTTAGTCCTGATGGGAAAATACCTCTACCACCGACTCTGGGAAATTTCTCAAATCAACAGTTTACCCATCCTTACTACTGGGCGGCTTTTACGATGATTGGCAACCCTTGGTAA
- a CDS encoding ChuX/HutX family heme-like substrate-binding protein, translating into MTATLKEFLEACNTLLTLRLIVTSSAAVLEVRGTIQKLFYADLPKGKYANMHADLFEFHLNMDAIKRVKFETGEAKRGNFTTYAIRFLDEKEETALSAFLQWGKPGEYEPGQVEAWEALREKYGEIWEPAPLDAV; encoded by the coding sequence ATGACTGCCACCCTGAAAGAATTTTTAGAAGCTTGCAACACTCTCTTGACGTTGCGTTTAATCGTGACTAGCAGCGCTGCTGTTTTGGAAGTACGGGGAACAATCCAAAAGCTTTTCTATGCAGATTTGCCTAAAGGCAAGTATGCCAATATGCACGCAGATTTATTCGAGTTTCACCTGAATATGGATGCCATCAAGCGGGTGAAATTTGAAACAGGTGAAGCAAAAAGAGGGAACTTTACTACCTACGCGATTCGCTTTTTAGATGAGAAAGAGGAAACAGCATTGAGTGCGTTTCTACAGTGGGGCAAACCGGGAGAATACGAACCGGGGCAAGTAGAAGCATGGGAGGCACTAAGAGAAAAATACGGAGAAATTTGGGAACCAGCACCACTTGATGCTGTTTAA